The sequence TGCGCCGCAGCGATACCGGTGCTCTGGTGTGTGTGTTGGAGCAGGCCGACGGCGGCGACGTGCTTTCCGCGCGTGGCGGGCGCTGGCCAGAGCGGTTCGTCGCCAAGGGTCGCGACGGCCGCACCGACATTCATGGAATCATTCTCTTCCCGCGCGATTTCGAGCCGGACCGGAAGTACCCGGTCGTCGAGAACATCTACGCTGGCCCGCAGGGTTTCTTCACCCCCAAGTCGTTCCAGACGCGGTACGGGCATCAGCAGCGGATCGCCGACCTGGGGATGATCGTGGTGCAATGCGACGGGATGGGCACGGCTGGTCGATCGAAAGCCTTTCATGACGTCTGCTGGCGGAATCTGCGTGACGCCGGGTTTCCCGACCGCATCGCGTGGATGAAAGCCGCGGCTACGAAGTTCCCCCAGATGGACCTGTCGCGGGTGGGGATCTACGGCGGATCGGCCGGCGGCCAGAACGCCATGGCCGCCCTGCTGTGGCACGGTGATTTCTACAAGGTCGCGGTGGCCGACTGCGGCTGCCATGACAATCGCATGGACAAGATCTGGTGGAACGAGCAGTGGATGGGATGGCCGGTAGGCAAGGAGTACGAGGACAACTCGAACGTGGTGAATGCCCACCTTTTGCAGGGCAAGCTGATGCTCATCGTGGGCGAACTGGACAGCAACGTCGACCCGGCGTCGACCATGCAGGTGGTCGGCGCTCTACAAAAGGCGGACAAGGACTTCGACCTGGTCATCATCACCGGCTCGAACCACGGTGCGGCGGAGACCCCGTACGGATCGCGCCGCAGGGCGGATTTCTTGGCCAAGCACCTGTTGGGGCGGTAGACGAAGACCGAGACCGATCGGGGACCTCGGGTCCCGCGGTTCAACTCGATCCGTCGCCGAGCCGAGGCCATGGCCAAGACACCGTGGAAAACCATCGCCGCGAAGACCGGACATTATTCAGGTCTTCCTGACGACCCCGATCATTCCTGCCGCCATCCCGTGTCCACAGGAGCGGGTCTCCGCTATCATGGCGACGCCCATGCTCCCTTCCCCCGAGAAGCCGACCCGTCGCCATGACATCGATGCGCTGCGCGTCCTGGCCGTTCTGTTGCTGATCTACTTCCACAGCGCCCGGGCCTTCGATCACGAAAGCTGGCACATCAAGAACGGTGAACTCAGCGAAGGGCTGGGCACGTTTGTGAGCTTCGTCGATCTGTGGCACATGCCGCTGTTCTTTCTGCTGGCCGGGGCGAGCACCTGGCTGGCACTGGGGCGCCGATCCGGCGGGCAGTATATCCTCGAGCGAGTCCGACGCCTGTTCGTCGCCCTGCTGTTCGGATGCCTGGTTGTGGTCCCCCCGCAGGTCTACGTTGAACGCATCAGCCCGTGGTCGGCGCCGCGGCAAAGCCCGATCAACTTCGAGGGCACCTACCTGCAGTTCTACCCGCACTTCTTCAGCAGCATCTACCCCGAGGGCAATTTCTCCTGGCACCATCTGTGGTTCGTCGCGTACCTGCTCACCTACTCGATGGTCGCGCTGCCGGTGGTGCTGTGGATGCGCCGGCCGGACCGCGGTCAGCCATTCATCCGCCGGCTGACCGGGGCGGTGGCCAGAGGGCCACGGCTGCTGCTCGCCTGTGTGCCGATCATCGTGGCCGAGATGGTCCTCCGCGGTAAGTTCCCCACCACCCAAGCCCTCTACAACGACTGGGCGGCCCACGCCCATTTTATCCTCGTGTTTCTGTGTGGCTGCCTGCTGATCTCCGATGAGCGGATCTCCGAAGCCGTCCAGCGGCTCAAGGGCCTGACCCTCGCTCTGGCCCTCGTCTCCGCGGCGGTACTCTGGCTGGCCTTCGGGGCGGCGGCCCCCTACTCGCCGCGGTACTTCGCCCAGATCGCGGGCTGGATCGCGTGCCAGTGGTGCTGGCTGCTGGCAATTCTCGGGTATGGCCAAGCGCACCTGAATCGTCCCCCCCCCTGCTGCGTCATGCCGCCGAGATCGCCTACCCGTTCTACATCCTGCACCAGACCGTCATTGTCGTGCTGGCCCACCAGGTGGTACGCTGGCACGCGAGCATAGCCGTCAAGTTTCTGGTCCTCAGCACCGCGTCACTGACGGCCACCATCGTCCTGTGCGAACTGGTCAGGCAGTTCAATGTGACACGGTTCCTGTTCGGGATGCCGGCCAAACGGCGGCTGGTCCGCACGGATGAACCCCGAGCCGAAAGTGAGGAGAATCGACCATGAGAGCATTCCTTTTCGTCGTGATCGCATGGCCCGCGAGTGTCGCCCTGGCCGCCGAGCCGACAACGTGGCCGATCTGCTCGTTCGAAACGCCGGCCGAGATCAAGGCCCTGCTGCCGGCGAACGCCGACGTCCAAGGGGTAAGCGACCATGCCACCGACGGCAGGCAAGCCATCAAGGTCGTCTATCAGCCGGCCGAGTGGCCGCAGGTCAAGGTCAGAGCCGACAAGGTCTGGGACTGGCAGGCGTATGAGAGCCTGCTCATCGACGTCACCAACCCGGGCACAGCGCCGGTGGGCTTCGGCATCCGGGCCGACGATGAGAAGTCGGCCAACGGTCAGGGCGATTGCCGCCAGGGCAATGGAACGATCGAGCCGGGCAAGACGGCCACCTTCGCCCTACCGCTGGGCGGCAACCCGATGTCGTTCGGGATGCGCGGGCTGCCGCCCGTACCGAGTGTGCGGGTCGTGGAAGGCGATTTCAAAGCCACCCTCGACCGGGCTCACCTAGTCGAGTTCCAGGTGTTCATGCACGCCCCTAAGACACCGACGACGCTGATTCTGGACAATGCCCGAGTGGGCCCGTGGCACGCCCCGCTGGACAAGATCGTGGACGAGTACGGCCAGTATGCCAAGGCCGACTGGCCGGGCAAGCTGAAGAGCATGGACGAGTTCACGGAGCGGCGCAGGGCTGAGGAGGCCGAGTTGCAGGCCCGGCCGATACTGCCCGATCGTGACCGATACGGCGGCTGGGCCAAGGGGCCGACGCTCAAGGCGACGGGCTTCTTCCGTACCGAGAAGATCGGCGATAAGTGGTGGCTAATCACGCCGGATGGCCACCTGTTCATCTCCCTGGGCATCGACGTCATCCACGCCGGGGGAGCCACGTTCATCACCGGCCGGGACGCAATGTTCGCCTGGCTGCCGG comes from Phycisphaerae bacterium and encodes:
- a CDS encoding acyltransferase, producing the protein MLPSPEKPTRRHDIDALRVLAVLLLIYFHSARAFDHESWHIKNGELSEGLGTFVSFVDLWHMPLFFLLAGASTWLALGRRSGGQYILERVRRLFVALLFGCLVVVPPQVYVERISPWSAPRQSPINFEGTYLQFYPHFFSSIYPEGNFSWHHLWFVAYLLTYSMVALPVVLWMRRPDRGQPFIRRLTGAVARGPRLLLACVPIIVAEMVLRGKFPTTQALYNDWAAHAHFILVFLCGCLLISDERISEAVQRLKGLTLALALVSAAVLWLAFGAAAPYSPRYFAQIAGWIACQWCWLLAILGYGQAHLNRPPPCCVMPPRSPTRSTSCTRPSLSCWPTRWYAGTRA